In a genomic window of Sphingomonas insulae:
- a CDS encoding relaxase/mobilization nuclease domain-containing protein — MKPSFKPRLVSDPNLKYARHVVNGTGPFAAKSPAASHLRMDAKATLARVVRGTPEVLVKVTGRKKGAKHLAAHLDYIGRHGDIRIETRDGEHITTKDDAQRIADEWSDPLYWRQGTTVSAVAMVFSMPAGTDPETVKQAVRETAERIVGENHDYLMALHTDTPRPHVHLTVQAEGLNRKRFDPRREDLFRFREAFAEALRSRGVEAEATPRYTRGQGRAGTSMALTQLRARIRSGASRQPTEADLRQARAAMQIALGRAEQPTFVSKTRARWQDTKRRYEAAAERLDRSPEHEDRNLARDVRQFLQERASIETIPDKMLREAEARMREAQERTRSNPAQDQGVPRGTPPPPTRRR; from the coding sequence ATGAAGCCGAGCTTCAAGCCGCGCCTCGTCAGCGATCCGAACCTCAAATATGCCCGTCATGTCGTCAATGGCACGGGGCCGTTCGCGGCCAAGTCGCCGGCAGCGTCGCATCTCCGAATGGATGCCAAGGCTACGCTCGCACGTGTCGTTCGAGGCACGCCCGAGGTGCTGGTCAAGGTAACGGGGCGCAAGAAGGGCGCTAAGCACCTCGCTGCGCATCTCGATTATATCGGCCGCCACGGCGACATCCGGATCGAGACGCGCGATGGCGAGCATATCACAACCAAGGACGACGCTCAGCGGATCGCGGACGAATGGTCCGATCCTCTGTATTGGCGCCAGGGCACGACCGTCTCGGCCGTGGCGATGGTGTTTTCCATGCCAGCAGGAACAGATCCCGAAACTGTGAAGCAGGCGGTCCGTGAGACGGCCGAGCGGATAGTCGGCGAGAACCACGACTATCTAATGGCGCTCCACACGGACACGCCGCGTCCTCATGTCCATCTTACGGTTCAGGCCGAAGGCCTTAACCGCAAGCGGTTCGATCCAAGACGCGAGGATCTGTTTCGCTTCCGGGAGGCGTTCGCGGAAGCGCTGCGCAGCCGCGGCGTCGAAGCAGAGGCGACCCCCCGTTACACGCGGGGCCAGGGTAGGGCCGGCACCAGCATGGCGCTCACCCAGCTACGCGCCCGGATACGTAGCGGGGCGTCCCGTCAGCCGACCGAAGCCGATCTACGGCAGGCCCGCGCAGCCATGCAGATAGCGCTCGGTAGAGCCGAGCAGCCCACGTTCGTCTCCAAGACTCGGGCGAGATGGCAGGACACCAAGCGGCGTTACGAAGCCGCAGCCGAACGTCTTGATCGCAGTCCCGAGCACGAGGATCGCAATCTGGCGCGTGACGTGCGGCAGTTCCTCCAGGAGCGGGCAAGCATTGAGACAATTCCTGACAAGATGCTGCGTGAAGCAGAAGCGCGTATGAGAGAGGCGCAGGAGCGAACTAGGAGCAACCCGGCGCAGGATCAGGGTGTGCCACGTGGCACACCTCCGCCTCCAACAAGGCGGCGCTAA
- a CDS encoding M61 family metallopeptidase gives MRLLLSIAALSLSTAASPTRLEPVHYTLAPEMSGDELTGLRIQVSFRADPSGVTDFRWDDGWSGERRLWQWTRDLKVAGATIVERRDGGHWQIRAVPGANLTVSYRVVSAYDHDPTVEDTEQARPVVRPRWFYAAGNALFGFPGGREAVPATFDWIGTPGIGFASDLEHLAGRSRSALRSGTIADALESIVIGGRDLQTFSAHDGSGVRVATIGRYAFTPEQLNALARQVIAVERDFWRTGRRAPFLVTAAPIVGDPTVMSMGGTGRGDAFALWVDQRTPLERMKWLLAHEYFHTWNSARLGTMPQDRKTRPAHYWFSEGFTDYYARALMVRAGLISPADFAAQWNEMLAAYAGSPVRTLSGPQAASAFWENDAAQKLAYQRGALLAAIWNRKLLEASGGRVNLDTVMHAQLATARTSGEYATDLFRQMANRKGLDIAADEARYLEGGEPILLPADTFGACATIVTNQRPSFSRGFDAEATAAAGNVVTGVDPRLPAYVAGLRDGMKIVERTEGETDNASVPYGLRVEDNGVKRIIRYLPQGLSRVSVQEVKINQLNDRQCRKTLSGMAGGTSP, from the coding sequence ATGCGCCTCCTGCTAAGCATTGCTGCCCTTTCACTCTCCACTGCGGCTTCGCCAACGAGGCTGGAGCCTGTCCATTACACGCTGGCTCCGGAGATGTCGGGCGACGAGCTTACAGGCTTACGCATACAAGTGAGCTTCCGCGCCGACCCATCCGGAGTCACCGACTTTCGGTGGGATGACGGTTGGAGCGGTGAGCGCCGTCTTTGGCAATGGACGCGCGATCTCAAGGTAGCGGGCGCGACAATCGTCGAACGGCGCGATGGCGGACACTGGCAAATTCGCGCTGTCCCTGGCGCAAACCTGACCGTCTCCTACCGGGTCGTGTCCGCCTACGATCACGACCCAACTGTCGAGGACACTGAACAGGCCCGCCCCGTCGTCCGCCCGCGCTGGTTCTATGCCGCCGGCAATGCGCTGTTCGGCTTTCCCGGCGGGCGGGAAGCGGTGCCTGCGACGTTCGACTGGATAGGTACACCGGGGATCGGCTTTGCGTCCGATCTCGAGCACCTTGCCGGCCGGAGCCGTAGCGCGCTGCGTTCCGGCACCATCGCGGATGCGCTGGAAAGCATCGTTATCGGAGGCCGTGACCTGCAAACCTTCTCGGCCCATGACGGATCAGGCGTGCGCGTCGCGACGATCGGGCGCTACGCCTTCACACCAGAGCAGTTGAACGCGCTTGCCCGTCAGGTGATCGCCGTCGAACGTGATTTCTGGCGGACGGGCCGGCGCGCGCCCTTTCTGGTGACGGCCGCTCCCATCGTCGGCGATCCAACGGTGATGAGCATGGGCGGTACAGGCCGGGGTGATGCCTTCGCCCTATGGGTCGATCAGCGCACGCCCCTCGAACGCATGAAGTGGCTGCTCGCGCACGAGTATTTCCACACGTGGAACTCTGCCCGCCTCGGCACCATGCCCCAGGACCGCAAGACGCGGCCAGCTCACTACTGGTTCAGCGAGGGTTTCACGGACTATTACGCTCGGGCATTGATGGTGCGCGCTGGCCTGATCTCGCCAGCGGATTTCGCGGCGCAGTGGAACGAGATGCTGGCGGCCTATGCCGGTTCGCCTGTGCGCACCCTTTCCGGCCCGCAGGCAGCTTCGGCATTCTGGGAGAATGACGCGGCGCAGAAGCTTGCCTATCAGCGGGGGGCGCTTCTGGCTGCGATCTGGAACCGGAAGCTCCTTGAGGCGAGTGGCGGTCGGGTCAATCTCGACACAGTGATGCACGCGCAACTGGCCACAGCCCGCACGTCCGGCGAATACGCAACGGACCTTTTTCGCCAAATGGCGAACCGTAAAGGGCTGGACATCGCGGCTGATGAAGCTCGGTATCTGGAGGGCGGAGAGCCGATCTTGCTTCCTGCTGATACCTTTGGAGCGTGCGCCACCATCGTGACTAATCAGCGCCCCTCGTTCTCCCGAGGATTTGATGCGGAAGCGACTGCCGCTGCCGGTAACGTTGTGACCGGCGTTGATCCACGCCTACCGGCCTATGTGGCAGGTCTGCGCGACGGCATGAAAATCGTTGAGCGCACCGAAGGTGAGACGGACAATGCCAGCGTCCCCTACGGCCTGCGGGTGGAGGATAACGGCGTTAAGCGCATCATCCGCTACCTGCCGCAGGGATTGAGCCGGGTCAGTGTTCAAGAAGTAAAGATCAACCAATTGAACGATCGCCAGTGCCGAAAGACGTTGAGTGGCATGGCAGGCGGCACATCCCCCTGA
- a CDS encoding sensor histidine kinase: MVALAYTPAVWLLNASAGWRTLLATIGAMILFFLPWALVTPAVLRASARQPLGAGRTLRSLIGIGGMGVILVPVVTALGLMLNEVAAWLIEGRRFPPLAQLTQGGTITSFFSVPVYVAVIGVGQALLWIRQASERERLRADARLDALRAQINPHFLFNALTAIGELAHNDAGVAQAAIARLAAVLRATLAVKRPELMLAEEIAIAKDHVELYRLLLPGPLDFQVTASPAAWNARVPALILQPLVENALVHALARIAKGRLSIAAEDRDGRLSVHIRNSMPDNVAPSRGAGSGFANVRERLATLYGTDATLATDVQGGQFMVTVDLPLSTTGDATA; encoded by the coding sequence TTGGTTGCGCTCGCCTACACGCCGGCGGTGTGGCTGCTGAACGCCAGCGCCGGGTGGCGAACGCTGCTGGCGACCATCGGTGCGATGATCCTGTTCTTTCTGCCTTGGGCGCTGGTCACCCCGGCTGTGCTGCGGGCGAGTGCGCGGCAGCCCCTAGGAGCAGGTCGCACCTTGCGATCTCTGATTGGGATCGGAGGAATGGGCGTCATCCTTGTTCCGGTTGTTACGGCCCTGGGCCTCATGCTGAACGAAGTTGCAGCGTGGCTGATCGAGGGGCGCCGCTTCCCACCCCTGGCGCAACTCACACAGGGCGGCACCATCACCTCCTTCTTCTCGGTTCCCGTCTATGTAGCGGTAATCGGCGTGGGTCAGGCGCTGCTGTGGATCCGCCAAGCAAGCGAGCGGGAGCGCCTGCGGGCCGATGCGCGGCTCGATGCGCTTCGGGCGCAGATCAACCCGCATTTCCTGTTCAATGCGCTGACCGCCATCGGCGAATTGGCCCATAACGATGCCGGTGTAGCGCAGGCTGCAATCGCGCGGCTCGCTGCCGTGCTGCGCGCCACTTTGGCGGTCAAGCGACCGGAACTGATGCTGGCCGAGGAGATCGCGATCGCGAAGGATCATGTCGAACTCTATCGGCTGCTGCTGCCGGGGCCGCTCGACTTTCAGGTGACGGCATCGCCTGCCGCCTGGAACGCCCGCGTGCCGGCGCTGATCCTCCAGCCACTGGTAGAGAACGCGCTGGTCCATGCGCTCGCTCGGATTGCAAAAGGGCGGCTGAGCATCGCCGCCGAGGACCGTGACGGGCGCCTGTCAGTGCATATCCGGAACTCGATGCCGGACAACGTCGCCCCCTCGCGAGGAGCGGGCTCGGGCTTTGCAAACGTGCGGGAGCGGCTGGCAACCCTCTACGGCACGGACGCGACACTGGCGACCGACGTCCAGGGTGGGCAGTTCATGGTGACGGTCGACCTTCCCCTGTCCACGACGGGCGACGCCACGGCATGA
- a CDS encoding LytR/AlgR family response regulator transcription factor, whose amino-acid sequence MIRTLIVEDVALVRAGLRRLLAEHPDVEVVGEAATVADALAQAAATRPTLAFLDVELPDGTGLALAEALAHPRPAFVFLTAFPDFALPAFGVEAIDYLLKPATAEDVARALDRMRRAQGAHSAKPSKPRHLEIRDGGRTMFVPLDAIERVDAAGHYLCVHALGQVHLLRTPITELVERLGPDFVRVHRSTLIRLDRIAAITDRRNGDGDISLTDGSTVPLSRTFRAELARRLAAAAR is encoded by the coding sequence ATGATCCGCACGCTCATCGTCGAGGACGTGGCGCTGGTGCGGGCCGGCCTTCGTCGCCTGCTGGCCGAGCATCCCGATGTGGAGGTGGTGGGCGAGGCCGCAACGGTCGCGGATGCGCTGGCACAGGCGGCCGCGACACGGCCGACGCTCGCTTTCCTGGACGTCGAGCTGCCCGACGGCACCGGGCTCGCGCTGGCGGAGGCGCTGGCGCATCCCCGGCCTGCTTTCGTCTTCCTGACCGCCTTTCCCGACTTCGCGCTGCCCGCCTTCGGGGTCGAGGCGATCGACTACCTGCTCAAGCCGGCGACGGCGGAAGATGTCGCCCGAGCGCTCGATCGGATGCGGCGCGCACAAGGGGCACACTCAGCCAAGCCTAGCAAACCGCGCCATCTCGAAATCCGAGACGGCGGGCGGACGATGTTCGTGCCGCTGGACGCGATCGAGCGTGTCGATGCCGCCGGCCACTATCTTTGCGTTCACGCGCTCGGCCAAGTGCACCTGCTGCGTACGCCGATCACCGAACTGGTGGAGCGGCTCGGCCCCGACTTCGTCCGGGTTCATCGCTCGACGCTGATCCGGCTCGACCGGATCGCGGCGATCACCGACCGGCGTAACGGCGATGGCGACATTAGCCTCACGGACGGGAGCACGGTGCCGCTCAGCCGAACCTTTCGCGCCGAACTCGCGCGGCGACTTGCCGCAGCGGCACGCTGA
- a CDS encoding amidohydrolase family protein translates to MLSRREVLVEGGRIVAVARRVKAPAGTEVVEARGRTLLPGLMDGHVHVFAGAQTDALRFGVTTVFDMYSTADRATINRWRAQRRSDGLVSEADTFTAGVGATPPGGHPTELMRGSTKLPTLATDADAGAFMRARVEAGSDYIKVLQDDGARQGEPADMPAFTPTRFAEVIAAAKATGKLVVVHVQKLADARIAVANGVNALEHAVCDEPVDDALIAAMKAHGTVQTATLATYAGLAGTDDARQLAADPAIAPLLSSMQKGMLTLDWQHPRPVDYATALANVSRLARAGITMIAGTDAPNPTTAFGPSLHLELALLVHAGLSPTQALIAATSAPARFFGTTDRGRIAPGLKADMILVDGDPTRDIVALRHIVNIWKNGYVVDRKPRT, encoded by the coding sequence GTGCTTAGCCGCCGGGAGGTGCTGGTCGAGGGCGGCCGCATTGTTGCGGTGGCGCGCAGGGTGAAGGCACCCGCCGGTACCGAGGTTGTCGAGGCGCGCGGGCGGACACTGTTGCCAGGCCTGATGGACGGCCATGTCCATGTCTTCGCCGGCGCACAGACCGATGCGCTGCGGTTCGGCGTGACGACCGTATTCGACATGTATTCAACCGCCGACCGCGCGACGATCAACCGCTGGCGGGCGCAGCGGCGATCCGATGGACTGGTCAGCGAAGCTGATACGTTCACGGCCGGAGTTGGGGCGACCCCGCCTGGTGGCCATCCGACGGAGCTGATGCGAGGCTCGACCAAGCTACCGACGCTCGCCACCGATGCCGACGCGGGAGCCTTCATGCGGGCGCGGGTCGAGGCGGGATCGGACTATATCAAGGTGCTTCAGGATGATGGAGCGAGGCAGGGCGAACCAGCCGACATGCCTGCCTTCACCCCGACGCGCTTCGCCGAGGTCATTGCCGCCGCCAAGGCGACCGGCAAACTCGTCGTCGTCCACGTCCAGAAACTGGCCGATGCGCGGATCGCGGTCGCAAACGGCGTCAACGCGCTTGAGCATGCCGTCTGCGATGAGCCTGTCGATGACGCGCTTATCGCGGCGATGAAGGCGCATGGAACCGTTCAGACGGCAACGCTAGCGACCTATGCGGGCCTTGCAGGTACCGATGATGCCCGCCAACTGGCGGCAGACCCGGCAATCGCGCCCTTGCTTTCATCCATGCAGAAGGGGATGCTGACACTCGACTGGCAGCACCCGCGACCCGTCGATTATGCGACAGCTCTTGCCAATGTGAGCAGGCTCGCCCGCGCCGGCATCACGATGATCGCGGGCACCGACGCGCCGAACCCGACTACCGCGTTTGGACCTTCCCTGCATCTGGAACTCGCTTTGCTGGTCCACGCGGGTCTAAGCCCGACACAGGCGCTCATCGCCGCGACCTCCGCCCCGGCCCGCTTCTTTGGGACTACTGATCGCGGACGCATCGCACCTGGACTCAAGGCCGACATGATCCTCGTCGATGGTGACCCGACCAGGGACATCGTCGCTCTGCGCCACATCGTCAACATCTGGAAGAACGGCTACGTTGTTGATCGTAAGCCGCGGACCTGA
- a CDS encoding CPBP family intramembrane glutamic endopeptidase, with the protein MAFVLLTVSISWSIWIGIWLATGRPNTFHGPGAMMAAIYAGSFGPGVAAAILSAISRPGSLKEWLRGFIRFRCGWRAYAAALLPFPIALLLLTIALGYAPRLEGLHGQAPILLYLTVFPVSVFNGVATAIMGAGPLGEEGGWRGYLLPRLLEQGGEVRASLIIGIVWALWHLPIMAMFADWRSGVPFVAYLPLYTLGVIGLSFVMSRIWLIGRGSLIPCIWLHGLVNAVGGIAFDRSLWASRWSPEAGTFHFAIAAALTATFLFSMKGRAQRP; encoded by the coding sequence ATGGCGTTCGTCCTGCTGACGGTGTCGATCAGTTGGTCGATCTGGATCGGGATATGGCTGGCAACCGGACGACCGAATACGTTTCACGGTCCCGGAGCCATGATGGCGGCGATCTATGCCGGGTCGTTCGGACCGGGCGTGGCTGCGGCCATTCTCTCTGCGATTTCGCGCCCCGGCTCCCTCAAGGAATGGCTGCGCGGATTCATCCGCTTCCGCTGTGGATGGCGGGCCTATGCCGCTGCGCTGCTGCCATTTCCGATAGCGCTTCTCCTTCTGACGATCGCCCTCGGTTATGCCCCACGGCTTGAAGGGCTGCATGGTCAGGCACCGATCCTCCTGTACCTGACGGTGTTCCCGGTTTCGGTCTTCAACGGCGTGGCGACCGCAATCATGGGGGCCGGTCCGTTGGGAGAGGAAGGCGGGTGGCGCGGCTATCTGTTGCCGCGACTGCTGGAGCAGGGTGGCGAGGTTCGCGCCTCCCTCATCATCGGTATCGTCTGGGCACTGTGGCACCTGCCGATCATGGCGATGTTCGCCGACTGGCGGAGCGGCGTTCCCTTCGTCGCCTATCTTCCCCTCTACACGCTCGGCGTCATCGGCCTGTCCTTTGTAATGTCGCGCATATGGCTGATCGGCCGTGGCAGCCTGATCCCCTGCATCTGGCTGCATGGGCTGGTGAATGCCGTTGGCGGCATAGCCTTTGATCGCAGCCTGTGGGCGAGCCGCTGGTCACCAGAAGCCGGTACGTTCCACTTCGCCATCGCTGCGGCTCTCACCGCCACTTTCCTGTTCTCGATGAAGGGCCGAGCGCAACGGCCTTGA
- a CDS encoding PadR family transcriptional regulator, which translates to MLEFVILLSLSDREQYGFELISGIARRAAIDVPEGTLYPLMLRLAKDGLISSRLADGDGGAPRKYYALTSQGRELLRGMIPSWSKLAASVDSLLPGASA; encoded by the coding sequence GTGCTGGAGTTCGTCATCCTGTTGTCGCTCAGCGATCGCGAGCAATATGGCTTCGAGCTAATCTCCGGGATCGCCAGGCGCGCCGCGATCGACGTGCCGGAAGGGACGCTTTATCCGCTGATGCTGCGCTTGGCGAAGGACGGGCTGATCTCGTCCCGCCTCGCCGATGGCGATGGTGGCGCACCCCGCAAATACTACGCCCTGACATCGCAGGGCCGGGAGCTTCTACGGGGTATGATCCCGTCATGGTCGAAGCTAGCCGCTTCCGTCGATAGCCTGCTGCCAGGAGCGTCCGCATGA
- a CDS encoding DUF5694 domain-containing protein, giving the protein MLYYRGNTAAGWEVTMRFTVALLSIAAGCTGMVHAQSYQPSFRPDALKDSPAGHPNEVLVVGSPHLSTLPASFKPEMVEPLLNRLVKWRPTAVASENISGLQCDAMRRQRERQAEAVETYCFDPSAAGRAIGLDVPAANAEVEKMLAAWPGAPSPAQRRRLALVFLAAGEPASALVQWLRLPTGERHADGALTTELTADLQAQTTKKSETDLVAAQLAARSGLERVWSVDDQSFVGAPIDEKAYGAAIARAWNNPATKARTAAATTLYAGIERTDGLLEMYRALNSPDMAAQAYQSDWGAALTEPSAQAYGRRYVGYWETRNLRMVANIREVLGRAPGTKLIAIVGASHKPYYEAYLHQMRDVKLVDVEPVLQ; this is encoded by the coding sequence ATGCTGTATTATCGTGGTAATACAGCGGCTGGTTGGGAAGTGACAATGCGGTTCACGGTGGCTCTTCTATCAATAGCGGCAGGTTGCACGGGAATGGTTCACGCTCAGAGCTATCAGCCGTCGTTCCGACCCGATGCGTTGAAAGACAGCCCCGCCGGTCATCCTAATGAAGTGCTTGTGGTCGGGTCTCCGCACCTCTCAACGCTACCCGCCAGCTTCAAGCCAGAGATGGTGGAACCGCTTCTCAACCGTCTCGTAAAATGGCGTCCCACTGCTGTCGCCAGCGAAAACATTTCCGGCCTGCAATGCGATGCGATGCGTCGCCAGCGCGAGCGACAAGCAGAGGCCGTCGAAACCTACTGCTTTGATCCCAGCGCTGCCGGTCGTGCAATCGGCCTTGACGTTCCGGCCGCCAATGCGGAGGTCGAGAAGATGCTTGCAGCTTGGCCCGGTGCGCCGTCGCCAGCGCAGCGGCGTCGCCTGGCGCTGGTGTTTCTGGCGGCCGGCGAGCCGGCATCAGCTTTGGTTCAATGGCTACGCCTGCCCACTGGCGAGCGTCACGCGGATGGCGCGCTGACGACAGAACTGACGGCCGATCTGCAAGCCCAAACGACAAAGAAGAGCGAAACGGATCTGGTCGCTGCGCAGCTTGCCGCACGATCCGGACTGGAGCGCGTCTGGAGCGTCGATGACCAGTCGTTCGTGGGCGCACCGATAGACGAGAAGGCGTATGGGGCTGCCATAGCGCGCGCGTGGAACAATCCCGCCACCAAGGCGCGCACCGCGGCGGCCACTACGCTCTACGCCGGGATCGAACGAACAGACGGCCTGCTCGAAATGTACCGCGCGCTTAACTCTCCGGATATGGCCGCCCAAGCGTATCAGTCCGATTGGGGCGCTGCGCTGACCGAGCCGTCTGCCCAGGCATATGGACGGCGCTATGTCGGGTATTGGGAGACACGTAATCTGCGAATGGTGGCGAACATCCGTGAAGTCCTCGGCCGCGCACCTGGAACGAAATTGATCGCCATCGTCGGCGCATCGCACAAGCCATACTACGAGGCATATCTACACCAGATGCGCGATGTAAAATTGGTCGATGTGGAACCCGTGCTTCAATAA
- a CDS encoding dipeptidase, giving the protein MQIIPDDAATELRRMIGRRTLLASGIAGLACPLLARSEESIADRYKRSVVIDGNLVPTITALGPLPSDAAAAIRSSGLTAIKADLDGADTFDSVMEMIRDYQAVIASNQTLLAQVHDATDIQRCKEAGKLGIIFSFEKVGQFDGKVANIDIFRSAGVRVMQLSYNQASPFASGALTPPSASTGLTKLGHEAVDRMNALGVTIDLSHSDAKTTTDVLAASRVAPIISHAGCAAVNPHPRNKSDDVLRMVANKGGVIGIYDLPFLAPASRQPTVADYIAHLRHALKVCGEDHVGIGSDAMLAGFDTSAENMRHYLEVVADRKARGIAAPGEERPPFVVGMNTPNRAEVVAEALAAKRVPWRVIEKVLGGNWLSAFERSWVKT; this is encoded by the coding sequence GTGCAAATCATCCCCGATGACGCCGCTACGGAGCTACGAAGGATGATAGGTCGCCGGACACTCCTCGCCAGCGGTATTGCGGGATTGGCCTGTCCGCTGCTTGCGCGTTCGGAAGAGAGCATCGCCGACCGCTATAAGCGGTCTGTCGTGATCGACGGCAACTTGGTTCCTACCATAACCGCCTTAGGTCCGCTCCCATCGGATGCCGCCGCAGCTATAAGATCATCAGGACTTACGGCTATAAAGGCCGACCTCGATGGTGCCGATACATTCGACAGCGTCATGGAAATGATCCGCGATTATCAAGCGGTCATCGCTAGCAACCAGACGCTACTGGCTCAGGTTCACGACGCAACTGATATCCAACGCTGCAAGGAAGCCGGCAAACTCGGCATCATTTTCTCTTTCGAAAAGGTCGGCCAGTTTGACGGCAAGGTGGCCAACATCGACATCTTTCGATCGGCCGGCGTGCGTGTAATGCAGCTTAGCTACAATCAGGCATCGCCGTTCGCGTCGGGTGCGCTGACGCCACCATCAGCTAGCACGGGGCTGACCAAACTGGGCCACGAGGCGGTGGACAGGATGAACGCGCTAGGGGTCACGATCGACCTCAGCCATTCCGATGCCAAGACGACTACCGATGTTCTGGCTGCCTCGCGCGTTGCTCCTATCATCTCGCACGCCGGCTGCGCGGCCGTTAACCCGCACCCGCGCAACAAGTCCGATGATGTATTGCGTATGGTAGCGAATAAGGGTGGGGTCATCGGTATCTACGACCTACCCTTTCTAGCTCCTGCCTCCCGCCAGCCCACGGTGGCCGATTACATCGCCCACCTTCGTCATGCCTTGAAGGTGTGCGGGGAGGATCACGTTGGGATCGGGAGCGATGCCATGCTCGCCGGTTTTGATACCTCAGCCGAGAACATGCGGCACTACTTAGAGGTTGTTGCCGATCGCAAAGCTCGGGGCATCGCTGCCCCCGGCGAGGAGCGACCGCCTTTTGTCGTCGGTATGAACACCCCCAATCGGGCGGAGGTGGTGGCGGAGGCTCTGGCAGCGAAGCGGGTGCCTTGGCGGGTCATTGAGAAGGTCTTAGGCGGAAACTGGCTTTCGGCCTTCGAGCGCAGTTGGGTTAAAACGTAA
- a CDS encoding GFA family protein, whose protein sequence is MEWQAECNCGQLRVVCSGQPDRVSVCHCTNCKRRTGSAFAWNASFSAEAVTTAGERYSFARATDSGRTNVYHFCPTCGSTVFYDVEMRPGMISVPAGAFASADFPPPTVQVFDQRRVAWCTIDAG, encoded by the coding sequence ATGGAATGGCAGGCGGAATGCAATTGTGGTCAGCTTCGCGTGGTCTGCTCCGGCCAGCCGGATCGCGTCTCCGTTTGCCACTGCACGAACTGCAAGCGTCGGACAGGTAGTGCCTTTGCATGGAACGCGAGCTTTTCCGCCGAGGCAGTCACGACGGCGGGCGAACGATATAGCTTCGCGCGTGCGACGGACTCCGGCCGAACCAACGTCTATCATTTCTGCCCGACCTGCGGCTCCACCGTCTTCTACGACGTGGAGATGCGTCCCGGGATGATCTCCGTGCCGGCGGGGGCATTCGCAAGCGCCGACTTTCCTCCGCCCACGGTACAGGTGTTCGACCAGCGGCGCGTCGCCTGGTGCACGATCGACGCAGGGTAG
- a CDS encoding class I SAM-dependent methyltransferase: MTGPQLLTEVIMSDSEQSYLRDVQYRFPDRLKARSILHTRYGRGDWFEWLASNIPLPAGGVIADVGCGAGSFWTNAPQSVPSDLKLRLSDISEGMVDAARASIAALQRWHDVEVSVADAVALPLVDASVDTTIAIHMLYHLTDPASGLREMARVTREGGVVAVVLNPAGTMSELSALARTPFGGETDPRPEPLSSEQGLTLMQREFASVDVVRYDDELRVTDPVDLLGYLGSLPIADKPDVMEKLAAIVEDAFRRTDGVFTITKASELLIGRR; encoded by the coding sequence ATGACCGGCCCGCAACTCCTAACCGAGGTCATCATGTCGGACAGTGAGCAAAGCTATCTCCGCGATGTTCAGTATCGCTTCCCCGATAGGCTGAAGGCGCGATCGATCCTGCATACCCGCTACGGTCGGGGCGACTGGTTCGAATGGCTGGCCTCCAACATTCCGCTACCGGCAGGCGGTGTCATCGCCGACGTGGGGTGCGGTGCGGGATCGTTCTGGACGAACGCACCGCAAAGTGTGCCATCCGACCTGAAGCTGCGCCTATCTGATATTTCCGAGGGCATGGTGGATGCCGCCCGCGCCTCTATCGCCGCCTTACAGCGGTGGCACGATGTTGAGGTTTCCGTCGCTGACGCGGTAGCGCTGCCGCTGGTCGATGCCAGCGTGGACACGACGATCGCGATCCACATGCTATATCACCTGACCGACCCGGCTTCCGGGCTGAGGGAAATGGCGAGGGTAACGCGCGAAGGCGGTGTCGTGGCCGTGGTACTCAACCCGGCAGGCACAATGTCGGAGCTATCGGCGCTGGCACGCACACCGTTCGGAGGCGAGACTGATCCACGGCCGGAGCCGCTGTCGTCGGAGCAAGGGCTTACGCTCATGCAGAGGGAGTTCGCCAGCGTCGATGTGGTCAGGTACGACGACGAGCTTCGCGTGACCGATCCCGTCGATCTATTGGGCTATCTCGGTAGTCTGCCGATCGCTGACAAGCCGGACGTCATGGAGAAGCTGGCGGCTATCGTTGAAGACGCCTTCCGCAGAACGGATGGCGTTTTTACCATCACCAAGGCATCCGAACTGCTCATAGGACGCAGATAA